From Brevibacillus marinus, a single genomic window includes:
- a CDS encoding phosphatidylglycerophosphatase A: protein MKKQVHSKDVKEAALKLLNDRGVTVEDIAEIVYQMQSPYHPELTMEPCIASVQAVLEKREIQHAILVGVELDVLAEQGKLSEPLQTIVATDEGLFGCDETLALGSVFGYGSIAVTTFGYLDKHKIGVIKRLDTKTSGGRVHTFLDDLVASIAANASSRMAHRLRDEQEAADERQNSVLADGASEQAG, encoded by the coding sequence ATGAAGAAACAGGTACACAGCAAGGATGTCAAAGAAGCAGCGCTAAAGCTGCTCAACGACCGCGGAGTTACGGTGGAAGACATCGCGGAGATTGTTTATCAGATGCAGTCGCCATATCATCCCGAGCTGACCATGGAGCCTTGCATCGCCAGCGTGCAGGCCGTTTTGGAAAAACGCGAAATTCAGCACGCCATCCTCGTCGGGGTCGAACTGGACGTACTGGCCGAGCAGGGAAAACTGTCAGAGCCCCTGCAGACGATTGTCGCTACCGACGAAGGCTTGTTCGGCTGCGATGAAACACTTGCGCTGGGCTCCGTATTCGGATACGGCAGCATCGCGGTTACGACCTTTGGCTACCTGGACAAACACAAAATCGGGGTAATCAAACGACTGGATACCAAAACATCGGGCGGGCGTGTCCACACGTTTCTCGACGATCTGGTCGCCAGCATCGCAGCCAACGCCTCCAGCCGCATGGCGCACCGTTTGCGGGATGAACAGGAAGCAGCCGATGAGCGGCAAAACAGCGTACTCGCAGACGGCGCCTCGGAACAAGCAGGTTGA
- a CDS encoding DUF4183 domain-containing protein produces the protein MPIIKPFIASRRFISTAGSGTGTGATFAIAATAFTDDTGATATAFPSSFSYYNLYINAVLQTADTSSVTTTEIAIPGGDVLNPATPITVEFIVT, from the coding sequence ATGCCTATAATCAAACCCTTTATAGCTAGCAGAAGGTTTATATCCACAGCAGGGTCGGGGACAGGTACAGGTGCTACCTTTGCGATTGCGGCAACAGCTTTCACTGATGACACTGGCGCAACTGCTACAGCATTTCCCTCGTCATTTTCGTATTACAATCTTTACATTAATGCCGTGCTTCAAACAGCTGATACCTCATCTGTTACCACTACGGAGATCGCCATTCCAGGTGGTGACGTACTCAATCCGGCGACACCGATTACCGTTGAATTTATTGTAACCTAG